A portion of the Trichoplusia ni isolate ovarian cell line Hi5 chromosome 12, tn1, whole genome shotgun sequence genome contains these proteins:
- the LOC113499561 gene encoding piggyBac transposable element-derived protein 3-like, with translation MASRRRSAPAQRSMTRSRKILALVPKCGAKSDVESSESSEDEFQMCRPHQDVSEDSSPVRSIASSVENVNISDSDDCEYREIYAVASVHEEPRFGHNTTDSIPYSPSILQHDPDIIPPSPSVYIPPSPSIDSICSPASSAPAASSAPAAPSAPATAATVRLRRYKKTPVIVKKTILKPIKMSPKWTRTKFQGSADIEDNMFFNSTDIEKSPLDYFNLFFTDDILELIVYHSNLYSVQKKGTSINITKDDIKDFIAINILMGVVDIYWHIPAYTDYWSNDFKYQRISDVMTLKKFQLIRRYIHFNDNLKDDGDRYYKIRPLVEKVRRNYASNIPEGKRFSIDEMMVPYKGTRAGSRKQYVRNKPKKWGFKFFVRASPSGLVHDFIIYGGEDTFRHHTFSEKEKGMGLGAKVVTALAKSIKQKPCSVLYFDNFFTSIELMHHLRNEYGIFSLGTVRTNRLRGAEKKLPTDKELKKKGRGAFAQVVSNEHNIAVVKWFDNKFVVAASTYVDAHPVQNIMRYKKEEKKKGLVTCPNLIKHYNGNMGGVDLADMK, from the exons ATGGCGAGCCGTCGTCGGTCAGCGCCTGCGCAACGCTCT atgACTAGAAGTCGAAAAATTCTAGCTTTGGTGCCTAAATGCGGAGCTAAGTCTGATGTAGAATCTAGCGAATCTTCGGAAGATGAATTCCAGATGTGTAGGCCTCATCAAGATGTCTCCGAAGACAGTTCTCCTGTCCGATCAATAGCGTCATCTGTCGAAAATGTAAATATCTCTGATAGTGATGACTGTGAGTATCGAGAAATATACGCCGTTGCTTCTGTCCATGAAGAGCCGAGATTCGGACACAACACTACTGACTCTATTCCATACTCACCTTCTATTCTTCAACATGATCCTGACATTATACCGCCTTCACCATCAGTTTATATTCCACCGTCACCATCTATAGACTCAATCTGCAGTCCCGCATCTTCAGCACCTGCCGCATCTTCAGCACCTGCTGCACCTTCAGCACCTGCCACCGCAGCTACTGTGCGTCTTCGGCGTTATAAAAAAACTCCGGTTATCGTAAAGAAAACCATATTGAAACCTATCAAAATGTCTCCTAAATGGACCAGAACGAAATTTCAAGGATCGGCAGATATAGAAGataatatgtttttcaattCTACTGATATTGAAAAATCGCCGCTTGATTACTTTAACCTATTTTTTACTGACGATATACTAGAACTTATTGTATACCATTCTAATTTATATTCGGTACAAAAGAAGGGCACTTCAATTAATATAACCAAAGACGATATAAAAGATTTcatagctataaatattttaatgggtGTTGTAGACATATACTGGCATATACCGGCATATACTGATTACTGGTCCAATGACTTTAAGTACCAAAGAATTTCCGACGTCATGACATTGaagaaatttcaattaattcgACGATACATTCACTTCAATGATAACCTTAAAGATGACGGTGACAGGTACTATAAAATAAGACCGCTTGTAGAAAAAGTTCGTCGTAACTATGCGTCTAATATTCCTGAAGGAAAACGATTCAGCATCGACGAGATGATGGTGCCTTATAAGGGTACTAGAGCTGGGAGCCGAAAACAATATGTACGCAATAAACCCAAAAAATGGGGCTTTAAGTTTTTTGTCCGTGCTTCTCCATCTGGCCTCGtacatgattttattatttatggagGAGAAGATACTTTTAGACACCatactttttctgaaaaagaaaaaggaatgGGTCTTGGAGCCAAAGTTGTAACAGCTTTGGCCAAATCTATCAAGCAAAAACCATGCTCCGTACTTTACTTCGACAACTTTTTTACGTCAATTGAATTGATGCATCACCTAAGGAATGAGTATGGTATATTCTCCTTAGGTACAGTCAGGACAAATCGACTTCGTGGGgcagaaaaaaaattaccaacTGATAAGGAGTTGAAGAAAAAGGGCAGGGGAGCTTTTGCACAAGTCGTGTCTAACGAACACAATATCGCAGTTGTGAAGTGGTTCGACAACAAGTTTGTTGTGGCTGCAAGCACTTATGTCGACGCTCACCCTGTACAGAATATAATGCGGTACaagaaagaagaaaagaagaaaggTCTGGTCACGTGCCCAAATTTAATAAAGCACTACAACGGAAATATGGGTGGAGTTGATCTAGCCGACAT GAAGTAG